ATTCTTGCTGCGGTCTATGAACAGCCAGCCGCAATTGCGGCATATCTTCAAGCGCTGCGGAACAGGCATCGCGATCAGGCGAAGCACCGAATGAGCGGTCGCAACGTCGAGCCCGTTGGGCCTGGAATTTCGCAGGGTTACGGCAAGTTTCGAAAGCAGGTCCGCAAGGAGTCGATCATCATTGCCTGTCAAAACCCGTTGTCGGAAATAGCGGTCCGTGGCTTCGCGCAGCGCGATGAAATTCGGCCTGTTTTCCGGCGGCACCGGCAGCACCCGACCGAAAAGGGCACGCTCGGCGCAAAATTCTGCCGCCGCATCCGGAAAGCTCGTGAACGGTTCATCCGCCGCAAAGCGGTCGATGCTGCGGGCTTTATCATGGCGCAGAACGACGCTGTTGGCGACATCCAGCGCCAGCGCGCCGCCAGAAAAACGATGTGCGGTCCAGGCAAAGATCATAGTGAAAATATAACTGGTAAAATGGGGTTTGCCAGTTATTATTTGCAGACGATCCGGAGTTTCCGATGGGTTATCTTTTGCAGCAGCTGGCAAACGCGGTGCCGTTGGCAGCGCTCTACGCGGCGCTTGCCTTTGGCTATGCGCTTGCCTTCGGCGTCACCAAGCGAGCCGATATCACCTATGGTGCCGTCTTCGCTTTCGCGGGACAGATCCTGCTGCTGTTCACCGATTTGGCCTATAACCGCCTCTGGCTGGTCCTGCCCGCATCGCTCGCGCTCGGCGCTGTCATGTCGTTCACCTATTCGCTCGGCGCCGGCTTCTGGATCGGCCGCTCCGTCATGCAGCCGCTCGTGCGACGCTCGCCGAACACGGTC
Above is a window of Rhizobium etli 8C-3 DNA encoding:
- a CDS encoding CGNR zinc finger domain-containing protein, yielding MIFAWTAHRFSGGALALDVANSVVLRHDKARSIDRFAADEPFTSFPDAAAEFCAERALFGRVLPVPPENRPNFIALREATDRYFRQRVLTGNDDRLLADLLSKLAVTLRNSRPNGLDVATAHSVLRLIAMPVPQRLKICRNCGWLFIDRSKNKSRAWCDMGVCGNRAKASRHYRRKKEDAI